AGAAATTGGTGTGGGCTATCAAGTGCGTGAGAGATAACGAACAAAGCGAGACTAATGCCGGAAAGAATGGTTCGAATAGTCAAGACCGCTAAGGGCACGTATTATAAAACAATGCATTCTTAGATTTCTACGTTACtttatgaaatatatatttattgatggcaataaatatattttatgAAATAGGCTACTCGTTCGAACCATAAAAattgtcgcccacttagtataaattttgtaATAAGTTATAAGTTAATGCAAAATGGGTGATACTTCTTATGGCTCGGAGGAAGTACCTCTTATATTTGGTAAATAACGGTCCTCTAAAAGTTTGGAGTGATTACAATCTAATATAACAAAGAAATGTGTTGCTAAGGGATAACAATGCGTATAATGGAGAAAACATGTTATCTTGAACTCTTAAAGATTATTTTTTGACGCAAAAGAAAGATGTCTCTCATGTTTATGTTTCAAGTGACTTTTTAATTCAAAACAGGTGCCCTGGCACTTGGAAACATTCGggttttttttgagaaacacagTATAAATGCAGACGTCACAACACGCgcgtacactcacccctatgaacacacacatgcacacactaTCCTTATAAGCACTTTCAAAAGACTGAACCcggcagatcttgagagattgacgaagtcaccgctGGCGCCTCGCTGTTGACAGATACGTCACCTAACACTGAAAAAATAGGACCGGTTAAATCCTGAATTAATGCATGAAAATTTGACACCCATGTAAGTCTAGCGAACCTGCATGTTCCACCAGCATAAACCGTCCGCCTGTCAGACGGACACCGCGCTTGACCGGAATGGTTCGTTGACAAGTAGTGTCCGTGACTTGGTAGTGGAGCCAGACGACGGCCGACATATTCCTTTTCAATTTTCATGCTAGGACTTTGGTTGGATTAAAAATGCTCGGTCCTGACGTGGACCCTGTTTATTTTTGGACCGGCCAAACTTTTTTCTGTCATTtcgtcaaaacaaaaaatattatcAGTCGTTAGGTGGAAATAACAAGTTGTTCGGCCGGCTAGCCAGGTGAGTCAAAATAGCTACATTTGtggcaaaaggaaaaggaaactaCACTTTCTGTTCGTTAGGTGTTTAGATATGCACTGGTTGTTGCTCATGATTGTCGCTGATCATGAACAAGAAGAACATATGTGCACTTAACGCGTTTAATACCTCGGTCTCAAGCACACGTGTCCCTCTGATCAGTCTAATGCTAGCACTACAAGTTTCCTGAGATGATTCctcgcaaaaagaaaacccGTAATGCATGATTGTCTCGCCTACTCACTACTCGGTTCCCGCTGAAGACTTCCATCGGGTACGCCACAGGCTTGCCTGGCTCAAGAGAACCACTCGGAAGGAAAGTTAAGGAAACATCCGCGCACAAAACGACGCACTGTTACTTCGATCTGTCGCTgaactctttttttctctgtcGCTGAACCCTTAATCAGAAACCAGACGACGACTAACAACTTTGCGAGGAAGTACGTAACAACAGGAAAGCACCCAAAGTCCCAAACTACATCACGATTGCATCAACAATGGGGGGACATGCCAATATGGCATCGTCACCGGCGGCCGTGCTCGGCGTCCGATTCCTCATCAAGCCGCAGCACCTCGAACAGCCTTTCGAGGTTCTCGTGCGCCGATCCCCCAGGCGCCGTGGCCGCCTCTGCCCGCGCCTTCCACTTGGCCGCGTTGCGCTTCATCTCCTCGCCCTTCTTGCTTCCTTCCCCCATGAGCTCCTCGACGTGCGCCGCGACCTGCTCCCTTCTCAGCTGCTCGTCCAGCCGCAGCCCGATGCCccactcctcctccccgcACACGTACCGGCTGTTGATGTACTGGTCCGCGAACCCGGGCGCGCACACCATCGGCACCCCGGCCCAGATGCTCTCCGTGGTTGAGTTCCACCCGCTGTGCGTCAGGAATCCCCCCACGGCGGGGTGCCGCAGCACCTGCTCCTGCGCGCACCACTCGACGATGAGCCGCCGGTTTTCGGTTTCTTCGAGGAAATCGGACGGCAGGGCTTCCATGCCGCGGTCGCCGGCCACGAGCCCCGGGCGCACGACCCAGAGGAACGGGCGTTGGGTGCCCGCGAGCCCCCACGCGAACTCCGCTAGCTGGGAGAGCGACAGCACGGCCAGGCTCCCGAAGCTGACGTAGAGGACGGACCCGGCCTGGCGCGCGTCCAGCCACGCCATGCAGGACGCGTCCTCCTCCCAGAGGCTGAGCCCGGCCGAGGGGCCGGGGTTGACGCGGAGGTgcatggcggcggccaggggCCCGATGGTGTAGACGCGCGGGAACTCGTCCCGGAGGGCGTCGAGGACGTCCGGCTCGAGCTCGTCGAACGTGTTGAGGATGAGGCCCTGCGCCTTGGCGCAGCTGttggcttcttcctcctccacgcgCAGGGCGAAGCTTGTCGGGTCGACCGTCCGGACGAAGCTGGAGATGTCGCCCAGCCGCACCGGCGGCATCCCCGTGATCCAGTCGATCGGCGTGTCCAGGTACCCGTTCGTCAGGTAGCTCTCGTCTGCACATCCCAAGAAACACACAGAAACTCAACATTTCAATCTTGATATACGACTTGTGACGTGCAAAAGAACTTGACGGACCTTTGAGGGGCGTGTAGCCGCGCTGGCGGAgctggcggaggcggagcgtGCAGAGGAAGCCGCAGGCGCTGGTGCCCCAGAGCACGAAGGAGGGGACGGCGAGCTCCTCGGCGACGCCCAGCGCGAAGCTGACGAGGCCGCTGAGCACGACGCAGGTGACGCGCGGCACGAGCCGGCGCGCCAGGGCCACGAGCGGCGCGCGGCAGCTCCTGCGGAGCGACAGGTAGAGCCGGACCGTCTTGTCGGGCGCGCGCCGGTCGGCGTTCTCCAGCCCGTCGGGCACGGACTCGAACCGGAACCCTTCGCGCCCGCGGAGCGCCGACCGCCGGAGCAGGCGCTCGTGGTTGTGCTCCGTGTTGACGAAGGTCACGCGCACCCCGCGGGAGTGCAGCAGCTCGCCCAGCTTCAGCGTCGGGTTGATGTGGCCCGAGCACGGGAACGGGAACAGCATCGcgtgcggcgccgccgccctcttgATCTCCTCCATGGCTTACTAGTTGGCTAGCTCGATCCTAAGCTCTACTACTAGCTTTGGTAGCTCCTGCTCACTACTCGATCGCTTCCCGGTGATCGACACCTGCAGCGACGTACAAAGGCAGCATTCAAATAGGCAGGCCAGGCCAGAGAAGAGAGGGCGCGTACGTCGCGGCTATCGAAGTGGATATGTGTGTGATGTTACCTTAGATTTGGTCACGCCTGATATATTCACGGTCTACTTGACAAGATCGTGTGCTCCGGAACCAAATCTCCCCGGCGACTGCTTGGAAGATCTtcgcgcccgcccgcccgcgccacACGTGACCAAATAAAGCTGGTAAGTCGGGCCGGGCCGCCGGACAAGCTTCTGCTCCCCCTCTCCTCCATATTTTTAATCTAGCTTTTACATTCATCTGGAGTACAAGACTACTACTACAGTAGTTGATCGTATCCTTTGGAGGCCTGCACAAGTGATCGCCTGACTGCCGGCTTTGGCGTGGCATGGCTGGCCGCGGAATTAAGAAACGTTTTCCTTCCCCCGTTTCTTCCCGTCCTAAAGATTCACCGGATCCATGTAGCCTCTGCAATCGAGGCGCGCGTCAGCGGCGACTTATTTTCAGCTGTTGTTTACTACTCCACGGCAGACGGAGCCAGCAGGTTTGCATGCAGGAAACGATGACTGCGAGACCATAGTTTTTCCATTTCATATGACTCGACTGAAGCATTTGTCTATTCGAGGATCGTCAGGAATGGACGGGTCGACAGGACCGCGGGGAAAGGGCCATGCCGGCCTTTCCTTTTATATACGCAAGCTACTGTATGTGCTTCGGATGGCGATCACGGCAATTGGGAAGCGCTACTTTATCCCGTGCAAATCTTCGCAGGATCGAATCTGTTGTTCGCTTGTGGGATGCAGGGGCATTCTTGTTCCCATCCCTTGGAGTATTATATATTTTGATGTGTACGCAATCATGTAAAAAGTAGCAGCTCAGTAGCAGTATATATCCATGCCATGTCGAAGATCGAAAGTTGTGTTCCCAGTTGGCCGTGGCATAATTTTGTTGAACGCTAGGATATGTCATCGAtgcctttttctctttctgcCGGAATCGAGTCCTAGTTTGGAATAAACAAAAGTAGGTGTCTGTTTAATTCAAACGAATCTGCAGTTTTcctatgtttatttttttttgtaggatTTGAACCCCTAAGGATCCAAAATTGCGGGCTAGGAATTCTTGTGGCAGGGGGTATCCCAGAAAAGGAAATACTCCTGATATGCAAACCAAAGTTAAAAGGGGAGCTGGGAGTTATGAATATGAAACTATTCAATATTAACTTGATGTGTAAAAAGCTTGAAACAGAACctggagggggggggggggggggcttatCTTTAATGTGACCAGTAAACCATCTATTCTTTTTGCTGTAAAGACCTGCTTTGAGTTAGGGAGTTGTTTTTGCAATGCAGGGTGATTGTCATTGGGGCATCTGTGGCTATCTTGGCATCTAGGATATGGTTGGATGAGCCATCACAGGATGAACTTAGGTGTCTAGGAGATAAACTAATGGGGGTAGGGTTGAATGACCAACATGACATGTCTAGAAATGGTCCAAAAGTGCAAGTTCACT
This is a stretch of genomic DNA from Brachypodium distachyon strain Bd21 chromosome 1, Brachypodium_distachyon_v3.0, whole genome shotgun sequence. It encodes these proteins:
- the LOC100843314 gene encoding 7-deoxyloganetin glucosyltransferase, whose amino-acid sequence is MEEIKRAAAPHAMLFPFPCSGHINPTLKLGELLHSRGVRVTFVNTEHNHERLLRRSALRGREGFRFESVPDGLENADRRAPDKTVRLYLSLRRSCRAPLVALARRLVPRVTCVVLSGLVSFALGVAEELAVPSFVLWGTSACGFLCTLRLRQLRQRGYTPLKDESYLTNGYLDTPIDWITGMPPVRLGDISSFVRTVDPTSFALRVEEEEANSCAKAQGLILNTFDELEPDVLDALRDEFPRVYTIGPLAAAMHLRVNPGPSAGLSLWEEDASCMAWLDARQAGSVLYVSFGSLAVLSLSQLAEFAWGLAGTQRPFLWVVRPGLVAGDRGMEALPSDFLEETENRRLIVEWCAQEQVLRHPAVGGFLTHSGWNSTTESIWAGVPMVCAPGFADQYINSRYVCGEEEWGIGLRLDEQLRREQVAAHVEELMGEGSKKGEEMKRNAAKWKARAEAATAPGGSAHENLERLFEVLRLDEESDAEHGRR